In one window of Methanoculleus thermophilus DNA:
- a CDS encoding sensor histidine kinase, with translation MTAAAGSGRRLRRFGTHLMLVMILITLPVIGLISFLDYQEVEQRLIAEETLLREQTEKSVVEMITLVDAGLNLFDETLDHRMEEGFGPVLAEYERAKRDPGKMDLSRVRKELGGEMDIYIINASGVIEETTYPPDLGLDFRGIPYFYDRLTEIRLGDAFVADRVVAEPASGVLRKYAYMPSPDHRYVLELGLVCSAAEVDRFDPKYQTLKEDLMRLNPALEGIRIYDGYGRVVNMTESESPADPAAINPVARAVFEEKQDRTLTDAAAGRFTRYILVDLSAPDTPSDTSRVVELTYSTAPLDARLSGIRFSHIILAVFASLAACCIAVPVSRQVTRPIRKIVEDVEIIARGDLDHRIRVSPETELTRLSESIGTMVDSLKENIERLRASEATSRQYGTHLEDLVRERTAALEASNQTATLYLDIMVHDINNANTIAIGYTQVLVEMLEGERRETARRMLSRLERSAEIITRVAALRRARETRAAPVRVDLDRVIRAEAADHPAARIRYEGRPVTVLADDLLSEVFANLIGNAVKFGGPDVEITIRVEEHGEEVVVSVEDTGPGIPDKSGVFRRFGKGKGSLAGAGLGLYICRMLIERYGGSIRVDDRVEGRPEEGVAIHFSLPKAPEE, from the coding sequence ATGACGGCGGCGGCAGGCAGCGGCAGGAGACTCCGCCGCTTTGGCACACACCTCATGCTCGTCATGATCCTGATCACGCTCCCGGTGATCGGGCTGATCTCGTTCCTGGACTACCAGGAGGTCGAGCAGAGGCTGATTGCCGAGGAGACCCTGCTCCGGGAACAGACGGAGAAGAGCGTCGTTGAGATGATAACCCTTGTGGACGCGGGCCTGAACCTCTTCGATGAGACGCTCGATCACCGGATGGAGGAGGGGTTCGGCCCGGTCCTTGCGGAGTATGAGCGGGCCAAAAGAGATCCCGGGAAGATGGATCTCTCCCGGGTCAGGAAGGAACTCGGCGGGGAGATGGATATCTACATCATCAACGCATCAGGCGTCATCGAGGAGACCACCTACCCGCCTGATCTCGGTCTGGATTTCCGGGGGATCCCGTACTTCTACGACCGGTTAACGGAGATCCGGCTCGGCGACGCCTTCGTGGCGGACCGGGTCGTCGCGGAGCCGGCAAGCGGAGTGTTGCGCAAATACGCCTACATGCCCTCTCCCGACCACCGCTACGTCCTGGAACTCGGGCTCGTCTGCAGTGCGGCTGAGGTTGACCGGTTCGACCCGAAGTACCAGACCCTCAAGGAGGACCTGATGCGGCTGAACCCGGCGCTCGAAGGGATCCGGATCTATGACGGTTACGGGAGGGTCGTCAACATGACCGAGTCGGAGAGCCCGGCCGATCCTGCCGCTATCAACCCCGTAGCCCGGGCGGTCTTTGAGGAGAAGCAGGACCGGACGCTGACCGACGCGGCTGCCGGGCGGTTCACCCGCTACATCCTCGTCGACCTCTCCGCCCCCGACACCCCTTCGGACACGAGCCGTGTCGTCGAGCTGACCTACAGCACCGCCCCTCTCGATGCCCGGCTCTCCGGCATCCGGTTCAGCCACATCATCCTCGCGGTCTTTGCGAGTCTTGCCGCCTGCTGTATCGCGGTCCCGGTCTCACGGCAGGTCACCCGCCCGATACGAAAGATCGTCGAGGACGTCGAGATCATCGCCCGCGGTGACCTCGACCACCGGATCCGGGTATCCCCCGAGACCGAGCTGACCCGCCTCTCGGAGAGCATCGGGACCATGGTCGACTCCCTCAAAGAGAACATCGAGCGCCTCCGCGCCTCGGAGGCGACGTCACGGCAGTACGGCACCCATCTTGAGGACCTGGTCCGGGAACGGACGGCCGCGCTGGAGGCGTCCAACCAGACGGCAACGCTCTACCTCGACATCATGGTCCACGACATCAACAACGCAAACACCATCGCCATAGGATACACCCAGGTCCTGGTCGAGATGCTCGAGGGAGAGCGGCGGGAGACGGCGCGAAGGATGCTCTCCCGGCTCGAGCGGAGTGCCGAGATTATCACCCGCGTCGCGGCCCTCCGGAGGGCCCGGGAGACCCGGGCGGCACCGGTCCGGGTGGACCTCGACCGGGTGATCCGGGCGGAGGCGGCCGATCACCCTGCGGCCCGGATCCGGTACGAGGGCCGGCCGGTCACCGTCCTCGCGGACGACCTCCTCTCGGAGGTCTTCGCGAACCTCATCGGGAACGCCGTGAAGTTCGGCGGACCGGATGTCGAGATCACCATCCGGGTCGAGGAGCACGGCGAGGAGGTCGTGGTCTCGGTCGAGGATACCGGGCCGGGCATCCCCGACAAGAGCGGGGTTTTCCGCCGGTTCGGGAAGGGAAAGGGGTCGCTTGCCGGCGCGGGGCTCGGGCTCTACATCTGCCGGATGCTCATTGAGCGCTACGGCGGAAGCATCCGCGTGGATGACCGGGTCGAAGGCCGGCCGGAGGAGGGGGTTGCCATCCACTTCTCGCTTCCAAAGGCCCCGGAGGAGTAG
- a CDS encoding sensor histidine kinase, whose product MPLPQEWPFAYTLIVAILLIVISTIGLLSVYDYLQAEERMTSDLNTLQSVTEKSIRESIVDVDTGLKLFDDSLNLRLQRGFSLFLEEYERSGWDPGEMDLAALKTELGGDMDLYVINETGVIVYTTYSPDLGLDFKEIPDFYDEITRMRLGDAFSPDRVVHDPETGQIRKYAYMPTPDHRYLLEIGLIPDALVEERNQLRSQESTQEFVTLNPYLDSIAVYDIFANPVNESDKPPDPATRALLTETIIPGRTDYEVREDGKQVRYLFIDLKDPDYPSDPSVVVELTYNTALIQSQLDRMLYYRAAVGLLAIVLSSAVIFLVARRLTRPIEEIIDDVDVIARGDLDHTIRVAASREVMRLERSINTMVASLKAAISRLRESEETIREYSEHLEEQVEARTAELQESTGRANLYLDIMTHDIKNATNTASLYADLLMEELEGEPRSYTEKVQKSLGKSVEIIRNVNTIRQIQEEATVLRPVALDPVIRAEIEHYPDVPIAYAGTTASVLADDLLPEVFTNLIGNAEKFSDPGGRITVRVEEHGDEVEVSVEDNGPGIPDEQKPHLFARFSGGDGAKSGRGLGLYICRMLIERYGGRIRADDRVSGRPEEGAAIRFTLKRAA is encoded by the coding sequence ATGCCTCTTCCGCAAGAGTGGCCCTTTGCGTATACCCTCATCGTAGCCATCCTCCTCATCGTCATCTCGACCATCGGCCTCCTCTCGGTCTATGACTACCTGCAGGCGGAAGAGCGGATGACCTCCGACCTCAACACCCTGCAGAGCGTCACCGAGAAGAGCATCCGGGAGTCGATCGTGGATGTAGACACCGGCCTGAAGCTCTTCGACGATTCCCTCAACCTGCGGCTCCAGAGAGGGTTTTCGCTCTTTCTTGAGGAGTATGAACGGTCAGGCTGGGATCCGGGCGAGATGGATCTTGCTGCGCTCAAAACAGAACTCGGCGGGGATATGGATCTTTACGTCATCAACGAGACCGGTGTGATCGTATACACGACCTACTCTCCCGACCTCGGCCTTGACTTTAAGGAGATCCCGGACTTCTACGACGAGATCACCCGGATGCGCCTTGGGGATGCGTTCTCTCCCGACCGGGTGGTGCACGATCCCGAGACCGGGCAGATCCGGAAGTACGCCTATATGCCCACCCCGGACCACCGCTACCTGCTCGAGATCGGGCTCATCCCTGATGCGCTCGTGGAGGAGCGCAACCAGCTGCGGTCGCAGGAGAGCACGCAGGAGTTCGTCACGTTAAACCCCTACCTCGACTCGATCGCCGTCTACGATATCTTTGCAAACCCCGTCAACGAGTCCGACAAGCCGCCCGACCCGGCGACCCGGGCGCTCCTCACCGAGACGATCATCCCCGGTCGGACCGATTACGAGGTGCGGGAGGACGGAAAACAGGTCCGGTACCTCTTCATCGACCTCAAAGACCCGGATTATCCCTCCGACCCGAGCGTCGTCGTCGAACTGACTTACAACACGGCGCTCATCCAGAGCCAGCTCGACCGGATGCTCTACTACCGTGCCGCTGTTGGACTCCTCGCGATCGTCCTCTCGAGCGCGGTCATCTTCCTTGTAGCCCGCCGCCTCACGCGCCCGATTGAGGAGATCATCGACGACGTCGACGTGATTGCCCGAGGGGATCTCGACCATACGATCCGGGTCGCGGCAAGCCGCGAGGTGATGCGGCTTGAGCGGAGCATCAACACGATGGTCGCGAGCCTCAAAGCCGCCATAAGCCGGCTCCGGGAGTCGGAGGAGACGATCCGCGAGTACAGCGAGCACCTGGAAGAGCAGGTCGAGGCGCGCACGGCCGAACTGCAGGAGTCGACCGGGAGGGCGAACCTCTACCTGGACATCATGACGCACGATATCAAGAACGCCACCAACACCGCGAGCCTGTATGCGGACCTCCTGATGGAGGAACTTGAGGGGGAGCCGCGGAGTTACACCGAGAAGGTGCAGAAAAGCCTCGGAAAGAGCGTCGAGATCATCCGGAACGTCAACACCATCCGCCAGATCCAGGAAGAGGCCACTGTCCTTCGGCCGGTCGCGCTCGATCCCGTCATCCGGGCGGAGATCGAGCATTACCCGGACGTGCCGATAGCCTACGCCGGCACCACGGCGAGTGTCCTTGCCGACGACCTCCTGCCGGAGGTCTTCACGAACCTCATCGGGAACGCGGAGAAGTTCAGCGATCCTGGAGGGCGGATCACCGTCCGGGTCGAGGAGCACGGGGACGAGGTCGAGGTCTCGGTCGAGGACAACGGTCCGGGGATCCCCGACGAGCAGAAACCGCACCTCTTTGCCCGCTTCAGCGGCGGTGACGGCGCAAAGAGCGGCCGGGGCCTCGGGCTCTACATCTGCCGGATGCTCATCGAGCGTTACGGCGGGAGGATCCGGGCGGATGACCGGGTCAGCGGCCGGCCGGAGGAGGGGGCCGCCATCCGGTTCACCCTCAAAAGGGCTGCCTGA
- a CDS encoding YwbE family protein — protein sequence MNGQQRAAIHPGMTVDIVLKRDQGTGKRTRGVVAEILTNSSFHPHGIKVRLRDGQVGRVQEIVE from the coding sequence ATGAACGGACAGCAGAGAGCCGCCATCCATCCCGGGATGACGGTGGATATCGTGCTCAAGCGCGACCAGGGGACCGGCAAGCGCACCCGGGGCGTCGTTGCCGAGATCCTGACAAACTCGTCCTTCCACCCCCACGGGATCAAGGTCCGGCTCCGCGACGGCCAGGTCGGGCGGGTGCAGGAGATCGTCGAGTAA
- the lysS gene encoding lysine--tRNA ligase: MSDIDQLCFDTTKINKLQELRERGVTVYPYTFERKETISEIKERFREIGHEKSEEEVKTAGRIYVVREHGKTIFADLGDSEGRIQLYLRKNDLGEEQFNLFRQYVDAGDIIGVVGHVFRTKMGEITIWVDRFEFLTKSICPLPEKFHGLKNVETRYRQRYLDLIMNDESRETFRTRSRIISLLRQYLFTRDYLEFETPTLQPIYGGANARPFTTHHHALNQKLYLRIAPELYLKRLVVGGFEKVFEIAKNFRNEDIDTNHNPEFSMVEIYEAYRDYNDMMNLTEELITYLVTEVHGKTTCSFAGYDLDFTRPWRRLTMEEAVREYAGIDVMTMSLEELRAFGLEHCVEGCESATTRGEYLVLFFEHFCEKELIQPTFVYDFPIENSPLAKKHRSKEGFTERFELFIAGMEMANGFSELNDPLDQKGRLELQDAKRRRGDLEAQMIDYDFINALGYGMPPTGGVGIGIDRLVMLITGKDSIKEVLLFPQMKTAVPGPNGSEPEEKSGEE; the protein is encoded by the coding sequence ATGAGCGATATAGATCAACTCTGTTTTGATACGACAAAGATCAATAAACTGCAGGAACTGCGCGAGCGCGGCGTGACGGTATATCCCTATACGTTTGAGCGGAAAGAGACCATCTCGGAGATCAAGGAGCGGTTTAGAGAGATCGGACACGAAAAGAGCGAAGAAGAGGTCAAGACCGCCGGGCGCATCTACGTCGTCCGCGAGCACGGAAAGACGATCTTCGCGGATCTCGGGGACTCCGAAGGCAGGATACAGCTCTACCTGCGCAAGAACGATCTCGGCGAGGAGCAGTTCAACCTCTTCCGCCAGTACGTCGATGCCGGGGATATCATCGGCGTTGTCGGCCACGTCTTCCGGACGAAGATGGGTGAGATCACGATCTGGGTCGACCGGTTCGAGTTCCTCACGAAGTCGATCTGCCCGCTTCCCGAGAAGTTCCACGGGCTCAAGAACGTCGAGACCCGCTACCGGCAGCGCTACCTCGACCTGATCATGAACGACGAGAGCCGCGAGACCTTCCGGACCCGGAGCAGGATCATATCGCTCCTCCGGCAGTACCTCTTTACACGGGACTACCTGGAGTTCGAGACCCCGACCCTGCAGCCGATCTACGGCGGCGCAAACGCCCGGCCGTTCACCACCCACCACCACGCCCTCAACCAGAAACTCTACCTCCGGATCGCGCCGGAACTCTACCTCAAGCGCCTGGTCGTCGGCGGGTTCGAGAAGGTCTTTGAGATCGCAAAGAACTTCAGGAACGAGGACATCGATACCAACCACAACCCCGAGTTCTCGATGGTGGAGATCTACGAGGCCTACCGGGACTACAACGACATGATGAACCTGACAGAGGAACTCATCACGTACCTTGTGACGGAGGTCCACGGCAAGACCACATGCTCGTTTGCAGGATACGACCTAGACTTCACCCGTCCTTGGCGCCGCCTCACGATGGAGGAGGCCGTCCGGGAGTACGCCGGGATCGACGTCATGACCATGAGCCTTGAGGAACTGCGTGCGTTCGGCCTTGAGCACTGCGTCGAGGGCTGCGAGAGCGCCACGACCCGGGGCGAGTATCTGGTCCTCTTCTTCGAGCACTTCTGCGAGAAGGAACTCATCCAGCCTACGTTCGTCTACGACTTCCCCATCGAGAACTCGCCTCTTGCAAAGAAGCACCGCTCAAAGGAGGGCTTTACGGAGCGGTTCGAACTCTTCATCGCCGGGATGGAGATGGCAAACGGCTTCTCGGAGTTAAACGATCCCCTCGACCAGAAGGGCCGGCTCGAACTGCAGGACGCAAAACGCCGGAGGGGCGATCTTGAGGCGCAGATGATCGACTACGACTTCATCAACGCGCTCGGCTACGGGATGCCCCCGACAGGCGGTGTCGGTATCGGGATCGACCGGCTGGTGATGCTTATCACCGGCAAGGACTCGATCAAGGAGGTCCTCCTCTTCCCGCAGATGAAGACCGCCGTCCCGGGCCCGAACGGGTCGGAGCCGGAAGAGAAGAGCGGCGAGGAATGA